In Metopolophium dirhodum isolate CAU chromosome 5, ASM1992520v1, whole genome shotgun sequence, the sequence ACTTTTACTTTAGTATATGCATACTATTGATATGCAAGACTTtccttttgaatatttaaattatactaaagcaacaaaattcaaataaattatggaGGTATCTTATTAGTAATTaagaatcaaaaatgtattattttacacgtCTTGACTCCCGAAAAAAAGTCAATAAGTCACATTTATTCATTCGGAATTTATATGCTGTCCATTAGCTTAAAAACACATTAATAtcaaagtttgtttttatattttatatctgtaaaagttatttttatgattCATAATAGTCTGgttgacattttataaaacctaacaatttaataatagtatttcacctgaaagtttttttttttatcaaatttgtaCTAATGTTCATGTGTATTATTTATGGTTTGAagaaataactcaaaataatacctTACAAGCTGGACTTAACTTTACTGAATTGAAAACTATAATgcggtaggtatacaaaaaaaatatgttctaaCTCTGATTGAGCACTATAACtagaaatattagtaatatcagtaatattcattattcatagtttatatgaataatataatatgttgcaaACGGCATTTGGCTGAATTATAATACTAacaataagttatataatatattaaatatatacattttttttttggagaaaGAAATAATCACcaataatctacataatatttgcTATTGTAAACATAAAGTGAGAACGGCTGTAGTTCTATAAGCACTAtctacaaataacatttttttaatcatttattttgataaatatgttttcTAAGTTATAACCTACCCatctcataattataatttataattggctCTTATACTTGAATTATTTCAACACTATCTATAGTtgcgtaaaaactaaaaacgtaataataattcggcagaaatgcatattttatccGACTGATTTCCAGTAATCATTGcgaaagtacaataatatagtgtaataacGTTAATTATACCGACACCACTACATCAGTACAGCTATTCTTCGATTTGTCTAATAGAATGGCGGCGAATGCAAAAGCTTGTTATTTTAGCCACACTATATGACGTGCTAATCGTCGaggattaaaataaaaccaccggCGTATTCGTTTCGAgtgtaatatactataatatgtatattgtatataggtaggttgtacatatatatattatatatatatatatatacgtactatATTGGATGGCGACGAACTCGATGAAGTACGAACCAATGCGAACACTATTTGGAGGAAATAATGGGGGAGACACTCACGCGCACATATCACTATACGAGAaagtatttgtaataaaaatgttaaaatcgattaaaattcctatatatttaatacttgcGTCGCGGTCGTGAACTCGGAAAAAATGTTGACGagaacgacaataataatataagaaggtacgataatattatactacttcGTACttacaatagttaataataatatcgtataggtaATATGGGTATGGTTTACTGTATTTACTACCAAATCAAATTTCCGTCGTCCTAAACACACACGAGGAGTGAACGTGTgccaaattttaataataataatataataatatttgcaataagataatattgtgatatattatagtattacatatcaacaataatataatatagtgtttactCGTCTGTCGGATTCGCTGCGAGACCTTTGCATGCTGGCCAGATGACGAATCCGAGAAACCAGCACTTCATAGTCGGTCATCGTCTCCCCAATGTTCagtcacaaatattattatggaaattaTTAAGTAGTTGTTCGACGTGTATCGAGTGTAGAAAAATGCTTCTCATGCTACATTAACGAATTTAAAGTCAcgtgcaaatatattatacttaaatgtgTGCCTTAACACTAAAGTGCAttacgtatttaatatattataaattgtaatacatacCTATGATACTTACCGCATACCGTAGTGGTTCGCAACTTCTGCATCTAGTACCTAAGTACCtatcatcatcattatattgtgaatttattattagtgcCGTAACCTGTAAGAGTGTTTGAGAGAGTGGGCCATCGAGAGCACGTCGTCTCCGCTAAActtgtaatttgtttataggtCACTCGTATCTACAATctactatatgtattatattatattgtataatatggtatctGAATTTAGAGGTgcgatcaattattattatcgatattgtaaaacaataatatattaataatttatgtatctcATTATTGGAGATTGTTGACACATCGTGTTTTGaagctattatataggtatcgttTTCACCGAGcctatttaattgataaaaatgttagaTGTCTTAGACCAGCGGTTGCCAACTGGTGGTCCGCGGTAAAAATTTGGTGATCCACagaaaaatttgaacattatttGTAATGTTGTGAGTTTATAATCGTAATACACAAAAGCAGTGTATAATGTCGCTGTATGTCAGTTTACAACAAATAAGATATCgtaatttttgtcaatattatcGCGTGTTATAGAATAAATAGACCTGATTTCCAACGACGGTTTGTATCGTATGTAACGAATGcgtgtaaataaaattttaacgtTTAAATATAAACCTCTAATTAATGGGTATTCCTTAAAGACATTAATCACCAATGAATCGAATCCAGTCTattcattttaacttttatttttgttgaaatatttagtCGTCCGCTGATCGTAGGCATTGTCGTAATCGTAATATCGTGTTAATAATGTGCgccgttcttttttttttttttttttagacaaattTGAAAGACATAAGTGGTCCGTAGAATTTACAAAAGGTTGGCGACCGCTGTCTTAGACAACATACATGTTTTACtgaatttttactaaaaaaataatttataacacaattcatattgttaaatttattaatgtatagtattatgtatacataatgttcaattaaattaaaatacttattatggGTATGTACCTATCATGTGATGATTTATGTACGTTATATACAacaaatttagaatataattagtgtaatttattttttaaaaataataaattatatgatataggttATACTTGTTAGGTACACGGTACACAGGTACGTTATACAACGAACTAACTAccaacatttttaaagtttttttttaattttcaacatattttataatatattatattgaatttaaggcTCAGCGAAAtcgataagtacctacctatagataGCGTATAAACTACGAACAGTAACCAGCGGACTCGATACAACTGATAACCCCTtcgtaatttattgatattttagtcTCTTACTCTCCCTCCCCCCCCATTTTCtccaaaacaattaatatttaaattctccGGCATACTAACAGTCACGTGTACACTAATTATTTAGTTGTACATAAGACACACAGTCCCTGAAACTCTATTGGCGAGACACACATTAAATATGTACGCCACTAATTACCTGGAACGCATACAACCGTTACAGTTTCAGGTAGTATgggtaaaattgaattattagtatataatataatataatatttagaaataactTTTTCATTTTCCATCAGTCAATCTATTTACTAATTCATCAGGTGTCAAGACTACATTGTGAACGGGGATAAGAACTTTTTTGCACCTCCCCTACCCGTACATTGAATGCCCCCAACCGCCACTTGCTGTATTATTTTACACCCGACGTCACTGAAGTCGACCTCCGAGACGTTAGAACAGAGTTTGGCTTTCATCGTGAAAACTTTTCTCCCttctatttttttaccaaaaaaaataaaaataatactcacTGTCCGTCTATACATTTTTCACCatcattaatacaataataattaaagagaGAGCATTTCACGGAAATATGTTTGAAACAGACCAAACGACGTCTGACGTGATACTGCAGTGAtggaatttattattagtacctagCATAACCCACTACCATGGCtgagttaaaaacaataacattttattattaacatttggCCACGATCGCTGAACTTTGCCCCTCTTGAAAGTTTAAACTATTATCATGTTCtgtgtatgatatatattatgtagtataggtGCACAACACTGAATATTATATGACAGTGTGACAATTGGTTTTTGTAGATTctgtaacattttattatgatcatatttttatatcgttataataataattttaaatcatcgcAGACGTCTAAAACTGATCGATTCAGTTCGCAaaactataacaaaaaaatctcgTGTGGATTTCCAATTTGAAAAATTCgtaaccaatattttattttgagacGAACgtcatttttattgtatttctaaaaatagcaatatttttgttgaacattcaacgtaatataatatatgacctaataaatattatatagttgaataCTTGAATATGTTAGGATCTTATAAAGGCCAccagaaaaatattatcttagtaATCATTTAAAACGTATGTGCTATCATTTTTTGAAACTAAACGGTTACCTATAGAAATATAGTCAATAGATATTAGACTTAacgtaataagtatattaaataggtaggtactaggtagggtGGTAATTAGCATCAATAATATACTTGATACCTATCCGTTATTGGACTTTCATTTCcaaaatcaaacaatttatagattatattggTAGATTAACATGGCGGGGGTGGGGGGTATTGTAACCCATCAGAGaccgatatatttaaaaaaatacatttgtttttaataaaaataaaatgaataccttTGAAATACATCTTATTTTTCCggacaaccccccccccccccaaaaaaaaaaaacaccacatCAAAACGTTTAAAATCCACCactgaattattgttattgattacGTCGAAGCATAAAATTACCTGTGAAAAAAAGCAGCTGAGAACTCGCTTAGCTGATAGTGTACCTTGTCATTGAGTTGCAAGTCACTGTAAATTGtgatggatgtgttaaatttgaattcaatgataaatcattgtatacgaaaaatgattctgttCACGAAAACGATATGTATAagcctctataatattatacaatatatttatattactattaggaAGTAATACGGTATTACTGTTTATTAGCTTTTTATCACACCATGAAATGGTGTTAATGGATTAggtcataatatatagataaaaattagtataaatattttaaaaatgtttttgtgtaacatgattacataaaaaataatataatttttttaaattctaccgTTAATCttactatagttttataaaatattatttttcaaatgtatttgacTAAATGCTTCTATAATagataatcaattaaaatattattttttcggatATAGCCATACAGATTCGATTCGAtgaataaataatcattattttacgtCTTTACGCACTTAATACACAATCCAAgacttacaatattatgatggaaatttatagtttaataaaaccgTAGATTTGTTTGCATCTACACGACGAtagttttttaatcttttttgaATAGCCCTTGGTATAAAGGATTACGTGATAGGACTGTTAAAATTTCGTGGTGGAAAACCACGAGAATGGCGTACACAAAAACGCTcgaaaacaaatacaaatataataatgtatcaaaTATACACGAAAAGACAAACAGATACGAATGATTTTTCCGGTGgcctcttaaaaaaatatatatatatatattaataattaaagaaataaataaacacatgaatttttttattattttgtgcagCATTGAATCACTGCagtaatagtttaatatattttaataccaaaatTTCTAtcgcatgataatattatgttttcgatCGCTGCCGTCGTGCCCATTACAGTATAGGTTAATATagttttgtacctacctatatatagctatgatattaattattaaatatcaggGTGTTGCACCCGAATCAATTATTCAGGTTTCGGGCGCTGGCATCCAGAATACAACTattcagttattatttattttatattattattaaaatttgtgaaataaatgaaattttcGGCTTTTGCATGGTTAACTGGAATGTCTTATTCGGGTTTTGGGTCAATTTGGGTGTTTTGGACAAAAAATCATTCAAGTtataacaagttttttttttttttaatgatttctaGGTGTGTTACGGGTTTTGGTTAATTCGGGTGCAATACCCTGTGAAAAATACTGTTTGATCATGACGTGTTGTTATGTGCGAGGACGACGACGAGAGAGGGTGACAGCAATTAAAAGGACGCAGCCTTTGCCGACGAACCACAGCCTAGACAATCATCACCATCGTAATCTTTCATGTAGTAGTCATCGCCGTCTTTCGAGTAGTAATCGTCGCGGTCGTTGTTGAAGGACTGCACGTCGGCTTTGGACCACCGGGTTAGTGTCTGAGGATACTTGGAGGGCTGCTGTTGCAGTTGTTGAGGAACCGATTGCAGCTGTCCACGGACGGGTAACGGACCTCCTGTGACCACGGTGAGACCATCGTTGAACCGTTCCGGTTGGCTACGTTTGGCCACCATGACGTGACCGCCGTTCAACCGGTCCAGGCTGCTACGTCTGGCCACCATGACGTGGCCGCCGTTCAACCGGTCCAGGCTGCTACGTCTGGCCACCATGACGTGGCCGCCGTTCAACCGGTCTAGGCTGCTACGTCTGGCCACCATGACGTGTCCACCGTTCAACCGGTCCAGACTCCGTTTGGCCGCCATGGTGTGGCCACCGTCCAATCGGTCAAGACTATTCCACGCCGCGGCGGCCATCATACCACTCGGTAGATTGCATTGGTTGCCGTCGACGCAAAACGTGTCTGCAAAACCAATGTAGTGACACGGTATATAGCCACGTGCACTTTCAACCATGTGTGACATGTCTATTTGACCCTCGTGGGTGGACATAACTTCGGTGGGTTTGAGGATCGTGGCTATCATGAGGTTacggggggggaggggggtctCGAAATCGGGTTTTtcgttcatttattattttttttgtctcacTTATCGTGGATGTTTTACCCGTACCTACACTACCTAGTGTTATATGTCCGAACTACTCGAATCACCAAACTACACGATTTACACGACATTTATTTTCCTATAACTGCACTAATTGTTTATTTGAGTGTATGTCTCTGTCGTTAAGATGGGTAATAACTCCCAAACTTTAGTTCCTAGTAATGACAGTCACTATTATACTGACAGCCATCATAAGAGGTTCCTACCTGAAATACCGATTAAAacaaatgtgtaatattttttttaaatattgttttcca encodes:
- the LOC132945138 gene encoding uncharacterized protein LOC132945138, whose protein sequence is MASSSTMIVAVASALCVHTILAYPTSIERVSGDNNYLPLRNSPSRDLDRFIDTFCVDGNQCNLPSGMMAAAAWNSLDRLDGGHTMAAKRSLDRLNGGHVMVARRSSLDRLNGGHVMVARRSSLDRLNGGHVMVARRSSLDRLNGGHVMVAKRSQPERFNDGLTVVTGGPLPVRGQLQSVPQQLQQQPSKYPQTLTRWSKADVQSFNNDRDDYYSKDGDDYYMKDYDGDDCLGCGSSAKAASF